The DNA window GAACCTCACCCCGGTGGCCAGGCGAGAGGGGATCGTGGCAGCCGAAAATATCCTCGGAAAGGATACTACAATGGATTATCGCACTATTCCACACTCCCTGGCGCTTGGGTATGAACTGGCATGGGTCGGAGAGCCGGAGGAGGGGCAGCAGCGGTTCCGGATCCCCGGTCCGGCAGGACCTGGTTCGTTCTGGTCGGTACCCCGACAGGGAGCGACCGGTTTTGCCGAGGTGCAGGTCAGACCTGATGATGGGGCGATCACGGGTATCTGGACTGCAGCCCCTTCAGGCGCTGCAATCGCCGCCTACAGTGCTCAGTTGATCCGGGACGGGCAGAAGGTCGCTGACTTCGAACAGTTCATCGAGGTCCACCCGGTCGCTGACGGAGTGTACGGGCTGCTGAAGTACGCGGCCGTTCAGCGGTCCCGCCGCTGAACAACGAGGCTCCTATTTCGATTCTAAAAAAAGAGAGAGATCAGGTCAGATCAGATCCCGATCTCTTCCTCGATCTCTTGTACCAGTTCAAGTTTTGCCTTGGTGCAGGGCATCTTCGGGACTGCTCCACATCCTCCGGCCTTTGCAATCGAATCCTCAAATGTCCCGATCTTTCGGGCGATGCTGATGATCTCGGTCTTGTCAAGTCCGATCAGTGGTCGATAGATCGGCATTGTCGTGGCATTCGTCAGCACGGTCATATTATCTAGGGTCTGCGAGGCGACCTGTCCGAGTGACTCCCCGGTTACGATACCGATCGCTCCAACCTCCTCTGCAAATTTGGTGGCCAGTCTGTACATCCTTCGCTTGCAGAAAACACAGGTATATTTTTCGAGTTTTCTGGCAACGAGTGCCTCTTTGGCCTTGATCAGATAATCATCTGAGATCACATGCAGTGCTATATCCGGTTGGTACTGACGGAGGCATTCGATCACCTGCTCAGCCCGTGCAATGTGTTTCTCAGTCAGAAATGAGTCCAGTGCGACATAGATCGGGATGATCTTGCACCCGCGCTTCATCATCATGTATGAGGCGACCGGTGAGTCGATCCCGCCTGAAAACAGCGCGACCAGCGTTCCCTCGACACCGGCCGGCAGACCGCCTGGTCCCTCTTCGACGGTTGTGAACAGGTAGCACCGGTCCTGTCTGATCTCTATGGAGACCTCCAGTTCGGCGTGGTCAAGGTCGATCTTGAGGTTCGGGTACGGTTCTAAAACCAGATTTGCAAGTTCAATCTCCTTTTCACGAGAGTTGAACGGATGGTTGCCGACTCGCTTGACCCGGAATGCAAAGGACTTCGCGTCCTTTATTCCATGTTCCTCAAGGTAGTTCGGGAGCACCTCGGCAAGGGTGTCGAGCGTACATTCGGTCACCTCAGAGAATGAGACGATCCCAAAGATTCTGCGCAGACACTCGGGCTTGACATCTCCCTCAACCCAGACTCTGCCTCGCTCAACACTGACGGTGACATCGGGCATCCTGGAATAGATATCATGCACCAGCACGCCCTGCCAGATCCGTTTCACCGGTTCTGATTTTAAGAAAATTTCAGAGTACCGAACTAGATATAATGTCATAATTTCACCAACTAATTTTTGAATGTTATGGACCCCTACCGATCAACTTGCTGAGTCCATCGCTTGAGATTAGTCCGATCACATGCTGTGCCTGGTCGATCACCGGGAGGGCTGATATCCGATGCTGCTCCATACGGGATGCGGCCACCTCGATCGTCTCGTCTCCTGTTGTTGTGATCACCTGTGAGGACATGATCTGATCGAGGCTGGTATATCCGCAGGCTACCGCGTTTGCGATATCCCATGAGGTCACAATCCCAACTAGACTCTGATCCGGGGCGAGAACCGGGAGGTGGTTCACTCCCTGTGTGATCATCATCCGGGCAGCGACAGCGATCGTCGACTGCTCGCTGATCACCGGCACCTGTGTGTTCATCACATCCCTGACCAGGGTGTGGTCGAGGAATCTACTGATACTGTAGTTGAGTTGCCCGGTCTCAATCAGGAACGCATCATGCCCGAACTGGGAGCGGAGTTCGCAGTAATGAACATCGCATTCGTTGGCCGAGAGGGCCGATACGATCTCCTGTGACTGATACGGTGGGTACAGCCAGTCCGAGGTGACCGATATGATCAGCACCGTCGCTTTCGTTGGAGCGAACCCGCTGATCAACGAGTCGTCGACGGAGAGATCGAAGTAGTCGACAGCCTTGGTCAGATACAGGTATGAGTTCGCATCGAACCGTTTGGTGAAAGAGGTGCCCTGGTGGTGCAGATAACTCTCGACCTGAAATTCGGTGTCGAAGTCGAACCCTCTGAACTCCCGGTCCTGCAGGGCCCGTCCGAACTTGGTGTGCATTGAAGCATCGCTCAGGTAGGTGATATGGGCGACCATCCGTGCGAGCGAAAGCCCCTTCACCGGGTGCTCCTTTCCATAGTAGTCACCACCACACCATGCAGGGTCGGCAGTGATCGCCTTCCTTCCTACTTCGTTGAACGCGATCTGCTGTGGGGTTGAAGACCCTGTTGCCGCTATGGCGATCGCCTTCCTGACCATCGATGGATAGGAGACCATCCACTGCAGCACCTGCATGCCTCCCATCGATCCGCCGGCGACTGCAAAGAGCTGGCTGATGCCCAGGTGATCGATCAGTGCCTTCTGTACGTTCACCATGTCCCGAATCGTCACTACCGGGAATGAGGTGCCGTAGGGTTTTCCTGTATCAGGATTTTGTGATGCCGGCCCGGTCGTCCCCTTACAGCCCCCGAGGACGTTCGAACAGATCACAAAATACTTATCCGTATCGAAGGCCTTTCCCGGGCCGATCACCCCGTCCCACCAGCCAGGACGTGACTCGTCCCCATGGTGGCCTGCTGCATGGGCGTCACCAGTCAGGGCATGACAGACCAGGATTGCATTGCTCTTATCATGGTTCAGCGTTCCATAGGTCTCGTACGCAATCTGAACGGAGAACAGTGAAGCACCACTCTCCAGTAGGAGGGGTGTGGCAAGGGTAAAGGTTGAGGTGGTACTGATCCCTACTGAGCCTCTCTGCATCACTCGTCACCAGCGAGCGCCTGATCCAGATCCCGGATCAGGTCGTCTATATCCTCAAGTCCGATGGCCAGCCTGATGAAATCTCCGGTCACCCCGGTCGAGCGCTGTTCTTCTTCGGTCAGTTGTTGATGGGTGGTTGAGGCCGGGTGGATCACGAGGCTCTTCGCATCTCCAATGTTGGCCAGGTGCGAGAAGAGTTTCAGCCGTTCGATCACGCGCTTTCCCTCCTCGGCACCACCCTTCACCCCGAACCCGACCAGGGGTCCGAAGCCGCCGTCCAGGTATTTTTTTGCAAGTTCGTGGCTCTGGTGGCCGGAGAGGCCGGCATAGTTCACCCATGCGACCTTGGGGTGTGTGCTCAGGAAGGTGGCGACCTTCAGGGCGTTCTCAGAATGCTTCTTCACACGAAGCGGGAGCGATTCGAGCCCCTGCAGGAAGAGGAATGAATTGAACGGCGATAGGCATCCTCCGAGATCCCTGAGGATCTGCAGACGCAGTTTGAAGACCACTGCCACGTTGCCCATCCCTGGGAAGTTACCGAAGGTCTCCCAGAACTTCAGTCCGTGATACCCGGGGTCTGGTTCTGTGAAGCCCGGGAACTTGCCGTTGCCCCAGTTGAAGGTTCCTGCGTCGACGATGACCCCTCCGATCGAGGTGCCGTGCCCTCCGATGTACTTGGTCGCCGAGAAGACTACTATGTCTGCACCATGTTCGATCGGGTGGACCAGGCCAACCCCGGTGGTGTTGTCGACGACCAGTGGGATACCCGCCTCGTGGGCAATCTTTGCGATCGCTGCAAAATCCGGGATATCCAGCTTCGGGTTGCCGATGGCTTCGATATAGATCACACGGGTTTTATCCGTGATCGCGGCTCGAAATGCCTCTGGCTTTGTTGAGTCGACGAACGTTACGGTTCTGCCGAGCCGTGGGAACGTGTAATTGAATGCCTCGTACGTGCCGCCATACAGGTTGTCACCTGAGACGATCTCGTCGCCGAGTTCGGTGATCCCGAGCAGTGTGTTCGTGATCGCGGCCATCCCTGAAGCGACTGCAAGCCCTCCTGTGCCGCCTTCGAAGAGCGCCATCCGCTTCTCAAAGACGTCATTGGTCGGGTTCATCAGACGGGTATAGATGTTCCCCAGTTCTTTGATTCCAAAGAGGTTCGCGGCCTGTTCGGTGTCCTTGAAGACATAGGACGTGGTCTGGTAGATCGGTACGGCCCGTGACCCGGTGGTCGGGTCCGGAACCTGGCCTCCATGAACGGCCAGGGTCTCTTTTCCATACTGTGTGCTGGTCATCTCTTTTTCTCCTCGTTGAGTATGTTGATCTCGTACTTCTCTGCGATCTCAGTGAATGCATCGGTCAGGTAGTGGATCTTCTTCCAGGACAGGCCGAAGGTGTTCAGTTTCCAGGTTTTAGTCGCGCCTGCGAACTCTCCGCCGATGGATCTCTTCGAGAGTTCATCGCTGAGGAAGAATCCTCGCCGTTTGTGGGTCTGTGCCACCTTATCAAATGAACCGGTTGTGTCCACCTTGGTCAGCGTGTGCTTGCGTGGGTACTCGCTCACGACCTTGCTTCCCTCGATTTTGAGCAGATGGTCGATGAAGTAGTTGGACTTCTTCAGTTCCTCGTCCCAGTGGAGCGTCCGCTCTTTAACAGTGGGGAATGAAGCCATCATCGCGACCAGGGTTACACCCATCAGGGTGCACCCGAGCATCTCCACTTCCTTGATCCCGAACTTGCGTTTGGTCAGGTCACCGACCATCTGGGTGGTCCGGAAGACCTTATCAGCCCACTCGTCGGTCGTGGCCAGCACCCCTGATGGTGCGGGTGAGGCCATGCTCTTGTGGCCTGACCCGACGACAAAGTCGGCTCCGAGTTTCTTGCCGTCGACCGGCATCACACCGACGGTGTAAGCTCCGTTGTACAGGATCGGAATGTCGTACTGGTGGGCGACCTTTGCGATCCCTGCGAAGTCATGCTCGTTGGCGAGCAGATAGTCATAGTGATCGATCATCGCCAGCACCGGATAGGCTCCGGTCTCCTGCTTGATCTGTTCGATCTTATCTGCTGCCGCATCGGCCTTCAGGACGTTCTGCTCATTCACCGGAATCTCACGGATGATTCCACCGGCATTTTCAACTGCCAGATACTCGGTGTAGTGAGAGAGTCCTGATACGAGCACACTATCCCCTCTGTTCACGATCGTCGAGGTGACTGCCTGGAAGCCCCTGCGTGCCCCTGGCACGACCCGGGCCTGGTCCATCCCGACGAAGGCTGCGAGATCCTCGTGAAAGGTGGCGATCGGAGGTTTACAGATCTTGTCGAGCCGGAACGGCTTCCGACAGGCGTCACACGTTGAGTACCCGTCGCCATATGAGATGACCGCCTTTCTGGCTTCCGGGGTCAACCGCCCTGCCGCCTGGATGGGCTGGATATTGATCAGATTCTCTTCACGGGTCCGAAGTTCGATGGTCTCTGCGATCCTGGTCACCTTGGGATGACCGGTGCCCGCTTCGAGGTCTCCAAGAATCTCCCTGATGGAAGCGATCTTCTCTGTAAACCGCGTCTCTTCCTCCTGGTCGAGCCCTGATGGCAGGGCCTGACGGTAGATCTCCCTGAGGTCCTCAAGGGCGAACAGCCCCTCAAATATCTTCTGTACCCGTATATCCATAATACATCTCTCCTGAATGTCTAGAATGAGAATTGAACTCATCATCTGATTTAAGATTAGAGGCAAGGCCTCTCTGCCATCCAGGTGACTCAACCAATCATGTGTTCACAATTGTGATGATAAAGTTCACCTGATTCATATATAACCATTGTGAAAATGGTGAACGATGATCTTTACCTGGATGGTGGTCTTTCCCCAACGTGCCTTGGAATCCACTGATATTTGCCGGAGTACGAGATGAATATTTCCCCTGGTACTAACTCTGGATGGAAAGGGTAGTGAGAGCCTCGATAGCATCGAGCCTCTTCTGATCTTCACCGTTCTTCTGGACAAATGAAAGAAAAGCTTCCCCCGACTCTCCCGATCCGGCGATGATTGAGGCATACGTTCTATCCGGGAAGTACATCCCCCGTCCGCAGGCGAGAATTGCTGCAGCTGCCTCCGGGAGCAGGATCCCAGCTTTTACTGCCAGATCCAGGTTGTGCCTGATGTTCACGAGGGGTTCAGAGAGATGAAGGTAGGTCTCTGGATCATAGATCAGCGCGACCTCATCATCTGAGACCACGATTCCATCCCGATAGAGCCGGTAGACCTCGCCGATGCCGATCATCCCGAAGGTGTCGAGTTCGGAAGCTCGGAGAGCACCCATACTTGAAGCTCCAATCACCGTCGTCCCCAGTTTGATCGCAGCGAGAACCTCCCGGTGGCCGACCGAGCAATCCTGAAAGAAGACCCCGTCGATCAGCACGATCGTCTTGGCCCCTTCCTTTGCGGCCTGCAGCAGGTCACCGCGCCTGGCCGGTGGCCTGTACTCGGCGTCGAGGATAGCCCTGGCCGTGGTCAGATCAAGACTCGGTCCGAGAAAGACGATGATGTCGTGCATGTCTGCACCGTTCTCCGCGTCGTTCATTATCCATAGCATAGGTCTCAAGCCCTGGTACCACGACCCTGACCACGTTCACACCGGTTTCAGGTCGGGTGAGGTCGCTTACGATAACACGATCCAGCCCGACTGCTGCAAGTCGATCGGTCACCACCCTGATATCGTCGAGGAAGTCCTCGGTATCACAACTCGTAAGTGCTGCGTAAGGGACTGTGCTCTTCCCTTCGTACCAGTAGCGGTTCAATCGTTTGACCCGATCATACCCGATCGAACGGCGTTCGTCGGCTTCGGTGGTATCCTCGCGGGCGCCATGGATCTGGGTGACCCTGCTCTGCGCCACTTCAGTCAACGCCCGCAGTGTAGCAATCGCGGCAGAGGTGTGTGTCCCCATCCCGAGAGTCAGGAGACGGGGATCTCTGAGCACCGGATCGTCTGATGCGGCAGCGATCGTTGGGATCCCGATATCGCTGGTCAGGTCGTGGAGGACGATATCGACCCCCGCCGTAGAGAAAGCGTCGAGGAGCGAGCAGGCGGTCGGATCGGTCACATCGGTGATGACCGGTCCGGTGTCATGCAGCACCTCTGCGATCGACCAGGCATCCCGCTCTATGATCTCAGCCAGGGCATGGAAGGTGGCCTCTTCAAGGGTATTCCCTGAGGCGATGCCGTTGGTACTGGTCCGAAAGAGGGGTGCCGCCCCCTGTGGCAATGGGTGGAAGACCGCGTGAGCAGGAAGGAGCACCTCCTCATGCTGGACGATATCAAACCCCTTCACCCAGGAAAGCACCCGGTCTGGGTCGGCATCGTTGGGAAGGATGAGGTCACGTGGGTCGACAACGTTTCCCTGCCTGGCAAGGGAGTCATAGGTTCCCGTGATCAGGGGCCGGTCATGTACCTCAGCAGAGTACCGCTCGATCCCCTCCATGATGGCAGAGACCCTTGCAGCGATTGGCGTTGCTCCTTTGCCGTTGTAAACCGAGATCGCCCCGTCTGCCGCTGCAGGACGCATACATGAGAACACCGGGATCCCGATCCGATCGAGACCCGTGATATCGGCGACCCGAGTGATCCCGGTCGTCGGGAGCAACCGCTCGATCCGTTCGAGCGTTATTGCAGGGTCAACCGCACGCTGAGTCTCATTCCGGTATCCCTTCCTGCACGAACTGAGTTCCATGCGCCTTTCACCTAGGAGACCGCAAGCATCCGCTCGAGTGCTCTGCGTGCCCCTTCCGCGATCACCGGGTCCACCTGGACGATTGGTGCCTTTGCCCTGATCGCCGCCTCAATCTTCTCAACGGTGATCATCTTCATATCTGCACAGCTGAGTAAGGGTGAGGCTGCCACAAAAATCTTGTCCGGCGACTCCTTCTTCAGGCGGGTCAGCATCCCCACCTCGGTGCCGACAATGATCACCTTCGCCGTGGTTGTCTTTGCATGCCGGGCCATCGCAGAGGTCGAGCCGATGAAGTTGGCGACATCCTGCACCTCGGGGATCGTTTCTGGGTGCACGATCACCTCTGCACCCGGGTACTCGGCGAGTCTGTCCTGGATGTCCTGCACGGTCAGGGAATGGTGGACCGGGCAGCATCCGAGTGCTGGCACCGGGATCACCTGTTTATCGGTGTTACGTGCGACATAGAGGGCGAGGTTCCGGTCTGGTGTGAATATTATCTGCTTCTCTTCCAGACTGTTCACCACCTTCACTGCATTCGCAGAAGTGCAGATGATATCGGAGACTGCCTTGACCGCTGCAGAACTGTTCACATAGGTGACAACCGCTGCTTTGGGATAGTCCTTGCGTGCCGCCAGGATCATCTCGGGGGTGACCCTGCTCGCCATCGCGCACATCGAAAACGGTTCGGGGTGGATCACCTTCTTGGATGGATTGACGATCGCGGCCATCTCTGCCATGAAATCGACACCTGCAAAGATCAGGTACTCGGTGGTGACTAATTTTGCTTTCTGTGCCAGTTCAAGACTGTCGCCGACAAAGTCTGCCATCGCCTGAACCTCGGGCCGCACGTAATTGTGGGCGAGGATAGTGAAATCTTTCATATTACTCTCACACTGCTCCGGAATATCACAATCGTGAAGTTAGTTTAATGTAGTGGGACGATTTAAAAGTTATCATAATATGGTCAAAGCACCCTGTCAGGAGGTTGTCTGGGAACTGCTCCCTGCGATCAGAGCTGCGCTTGCAGCAGAACTGGTGAGACGGGGAATGTCGCAGCTGGCTGCATCCAGGGTCCTCGGGATGGCGCCGTCGGCAGTATCTCAATATCTCTCAAAGAAGAGGGGATACCGGATCGAATTCGAAGGAGAGGTAAAGCAGACGATCGAGCACCTGGCTGAGGATATCAATCAGGGGAAGATCGAAGACGTATCAGCAGCATTCTGTGATATTTGCAGGTTGATCCGGAAGGACCAGGGTCCCTGTCAGAAAAAACCCAATGATTAAGTACCACCAGGGGGCATTGCTGCAGAGATGGAATATATCACAGAGTTATCGGCACTGAAGGATGTGATCAGAGCACGCGGTTCATTGTTGATCGCGTTCTCCGGTGGGGTGGACAGCAGCCTGCTGGCGGTGATTGCCCGTGAAGTCCTGAGGGATCGGATGAACTGCGTCCTGCTCGACAGTCCCCTGTTGCCGCGAAGAAGTTATCGGGAGGCGATTGCACTCGCCGGGGAGTATGACCTTCCCCTGACCGTTCTCTCCTTCTCTCTGCTCTCAAGGGATGATATTCTGAGGAACTCCCGGGATCGCTGTTACTTCTGCAAGAAGGGAACGGCAGAACTCTTCCACAATGAACTGGTACGGCTTGGTTTCTCTGGGGTTGCGGATGGCGTGAACCTGTCCGATTATGGGGAGCACCGGCCTGGTTTGATCGCCTGCGAGGAGGAAGGGATTCTCCATCCATTTGTCGAGGCCGGCATCACCAAGCCGATGATCCGGGCGATCGCACGGTCGATGAGCCTTTCCTTCTGGAACAAGCCTTCGGCGGCCTGCCTGGCCTCGCGGCTCCCGTATGGTGACGAGATCACGCCGGAACGTCTGCATATGATTGAGGTGGCCGAGGACGCTCTCTTTGATCTGGGATACCAGGGTTTTCGGGTGCGCATGCATGGCACCATTGCCCGGGTTGAGATGAGGAGGGATCTGATGGAACAGGCCTTTAAAGACCGTGATGCGATCCTGGCGGCTCTTAAATCTGCGGGTTTCCGGTACTGTACACTCGATCTGGAGGGATACCGGACGGGTTCAATGGATGAGGTGCTATGAAACTCGAACTGGCACGGGAGGACTTCCCGCTCTTTGCTGATGTCACCTACATGGACAGCGCTTCGATCAGCCTGACGCCGGTCCAGGTGGTGGAGGCGGTCACGGACTACGACCTTCACTACCGGGCCAATGTTGGTCGGGGTGTTCATCGGCTCGCACAGATCGCTTCGCTCAAGTACAACGAAGCGCACCGGAAGGTCGCCGGTTTCATCGATGGGGGGCAGGGGATCACGGCGTTCGTTCAGAACACCACGGCAGCGGTGAACATGGTCGCTGCCGGTTTCCCCTGGAAGCGAGGCGATCATGTGGTCACCACTCTTCTCGAACACCACTCCAACCTGCTCCCCTGGATTCGGCTCCGTGAGCAGGGAGTTTTGGTGACGGTGGTTCCCCCCGGTCCGGATGGAACGATCAGTCCGGCCTCGATCGAGGCCGCGATGACCCCGGCAACCAGGCTGGTCGCCGTGACCCACGCCTCCAACGCCCTCGGCACAATCGTGCCGATAGAGCAGATCGCAGCGATCTGCCATGCCCATGGAGCACTGCTGCTGGTGGACGGGGCCCAGACTGTTCCTCATCTCCCGGTCAGTGTGCAGGCACTCGACTGTGACATCCTCTGCTTCTCCGGGCACAAGATGCTCGGACCGACCGGAACTGGGGTGCTCTGGATGAAGGATATCTACATCCGGCCGTCGGTGCTCGGCGGCGGGATGGTCGAGACTGCAACCACGAATGGGTTCACCCCGGTGCAGGGGTACCGGCAGTTTGAGGCGGGCACTCCGAACATCTCTGGCGCGATCGGCCTCTCTACGGCAGTCAGTTACCTTGAAGAGATCGGGATGGCGGCTGTTCGAGTCCATGAGCAGACACTGACACGGCGGCTGGTCGACGGCCTCCGGGGGCTTGGGGGGGTGACGGTCTATGGGCCGGAACGGGCGGAGGACCGGATCGGCGTGGTCTCGTTCACGGTTGACGGTGTCCACCCCCACGACGTGGCGCATATCCTCGATGAGGCATCCGGCGTGCTGGTCAGATCTGGCCATCACTGCTGCATGCCCCTGATGCAGGCTCTCGACGCCCCGGATGGTACGGTTCGGGCGAGTCTGTACCTGTACAACAGCATTGAGGATGTCGACCTGCTGATAGCGACCGTCGAGGAACTGGAACGGAGACAGTGATGATGTATAAGGAGATCCCCTGTATCAAGAAGAACGGTGATGAGTATACGGCTTCAATGCACCCGGTCGTCGAGGAGGTGCCGGTTGCCCTGTTTGTGAACGGCAGGCATGCGGCGACGGTGATGACCAGTCCGACGATGCTGAAGGAACTGATCGTTGGGTTTCTGCTGACCGAAGGGGTCATCAAATCGCTCGACGAGATCGAGGCGCTCTCTGTCGACGATGATCGGGCCGAGGTGCTGACGAAGAACCCGTACAAGATCCTCTTCTCGAAGAAGACGGTGCTGAGCGGGTGCGGGGGCTCGTCATCGTTCCTCGACATGAAAAAACTTCCGAAGATCCAATCAGACCTGACGGTGACCCCAGCACAGGTCTCAACCGGGCTCAAGGCGGTGCTGAATTCACCGCTGCATATGCTGACCGGCGGAGTGCATGTGGTCGGTCTGATCCAGGGGGATCACCATCTTGCGATCGTCGAGGATATCGGGCGGCACAACGCGCTCGATCGGGTGATCGGGTACGCAGCGCTGAACGGGATCGATCTCTCGCAGACGTTTGTCGTCTGCACCGGCAGGATCTCTTCAGAGATGGCACGCAAATGTCTGATCGCGAACATTCCGATCATCGTCTCGCGTGGGGCGACGACGACGCTCGCGGTGGAGATCGCCAGGGCCGGCGGACTGACGGTGATCGGTTTTGTCAGGAGCGATAAGATGAATATCTACTCCGGGGAGGAGCGGGTGAGCGGGGCCGGTTCACTGGAGATTCCCGCGCCTGTCGAGTAGATCTTCTATTTTGCAGCGCTGGCAGATGGTGCCGGAGCAGGGCGCCCCACAGCGGTCGCACTTCGACAACGCCGATGGTGGAACCATACCGCTGACCGTTCGTTTCAGGTCTGCCTCTCCTTCCACGATTCGAAGCATGGTACCGGGGAACCGATACTCAAGTACCCCGAGTGCACGCCGCACCTCGGCCCTGAGGGCATGGGCCGTGTACGGGCACTCCGGAAGGGGTGAGAGGAGCGATGCGACC is part of the Methanosphaerula palustris E1-9c genome and encodes:
- the fdhD gene encoding formate dehydrogenase accessory sulfurtransferase FdhD, coding for MMYKEIPCIKKNGDEYTASMHPVVEEVPVALFVNGRHAATVMTSPTMLKELIVGFLLTEGVIKSLDEIEALSVDDDRAEVLTKNPYKILFSKKTVLSGCGGSSSFLDMKKLPKIQSDLTVTPAQVSTGLKAVLNSPLHMLTGGVHVVGLIQGDHHLAIVEDIGRHNALDRVIGYAALNGIDLSQTFVVCTGRISSEMARKCLIANIPIIVSRGATTTLAVEIARAGGLTVIGFVRSDKMNIYSGEERVSGAGSLEIPAPVE
- a CDS encoding cysteine desulfurase, whose product is MKLELAREDFPLFADVTYMDSASISLTPVQVVEAVTDYDLHYRANVGRGVHRLAQIASLKYNEAHRKVAGFIDGGQGITAFVQNTTAAVNMVAAGFPWKRGDHVVTTLLEHHSNLLPWIRLREQGVLVTVVPPGPDGTISPASIEAAMTPATRLVAVTHASNALGTIVPIEQIAAICHAHGALLLVDGAQTVPHLPVSVQALDCDILCFSGHKMLGPTGTGVLWMKDIYIRPSVLGGGMVETATTNGFTPVQGYRQFEAGTPNISGAIGLSTAVSYLEEIGMAAVRVHEQTLTRRLVDGLRGLGGVTVYGPERAEDRIGVVSFTVDGVHPHDVAHILDEASGVLVRSGHHCCMPLMQALDAPDGTVRASLYLYNSIEDVDLLIATVEELERRQ